The Frankiales bacterium nucleotide sequence CTTTGAGTTTTAGCCTTGCGGCCGTACTCCCCAGGCGGGGCGCTTAATGCGTTAGCTGCGGCACGGAGAACGTGGAAGGTTCCCCACACCTAGCGCCCAACGTTTACGGCGTGGACTACCAGGGTATCTAATCCTGTTCGCTCCCCACGCTTTCGCTCCTCAGCGTCAGTAGTTGCCCAGAGACCCGCCTTCGCCACCGGTGTTCCTCCTGATATCTGCGCATTTCACCGCTACACCAGGAATTCCAGTCTCCCCTGCAACACTCTAGCCAGCCCGTATCGAGTGCAGGCTCGGGGTTGAGCCCCGAGTTTTCACACCCGACGTGACTAGCCGCCTACGAGCTCTTTACGCCCAATAAATCCGGACAATGCTTGCACCCTACGTATTACCGCGGCTGCTGGCACGTAGTTAGCCGGTGCTTCTTCTGCGGGTACCGTCACTTTCGCTTCGTCCCCGCTGAAAGAGGTTTACAACCCGAAGGCCGTCATCCCTCACGCTGCGTCGCTGCGTCAGGCTTTCGCCCATTGCGCAATATTCCCCACTGCTGCCTCCCGTAGGAGTCTGGGCCGTGTCTCAGTCCCAGTGTGGCCGGTCGCCCTCTCAGGCCGGCTACCCGTCGCCGCCTTGGTGGGCCGTTACCCCACCAACAAGCTGATAGGCCGCGGGCCCATCCCTCACCGAAGTTCTTTCCACCTGGTGTGATGTCGCACCAGGTCGTATCCGGTATTAGCCCCGGTTTCCCGGAGTTATCCCAGAGTGAGGGGCAGGTTGCCCACGTGTTACTCACCCGTTCGCCACTGATCCGGAGGGCAAGCCCTCCTTCACCGTTCGACTTGCATGTGTTAAGCACGCAGCCAGCATTCGTCCTGAGCCAGGATCAAACTCTCCGTTGATGTCTATTGGTACGCCGGAGGAATAGTCCGGCAGTGACCGACTGAAGAGTTCCTGGCATGGATCGAGCTTGCTCGATCAATACCAAAGGAAATTACTTACCTGTTCGACGAGCAGTCCCGGCGGGATCGCCGGCGCCACCCGTCGGACGGGGTTTGTTGGCATCGATAGTTGACACGCTGTTGAGTTCTCAAGGAGCGGGCGCGCACCATGGACTCGCACCGAGGTCTCGGTGAGGGCCTTCCGGGGCAACTCGCCTAACTTAGCGGAGCGGCTTCGCCGGGTCAAACCGGGCGGAGTGCTCCGTGTCCCGCCCCGCCGGAGCGGGCGCGCCACGGAGCGGAGACCCTCTCGGGCCTGCTCTGAGGCGGTGGGAGCCGACCCCGGGACCGGCCACCGAGTCGGTGTCCGTTCCTCCCTGACGGGCTGACGTCGTGAACATTAGGCGGGGGCCCCGCGCCGCGTCAAATCGGCCCCCTGCCCGCCGCCGCCGTCTGGCTCGCAACGCGGGATCCGTTGCGGCACAAGGGATCCCGCGGCACGGGTCAGAAGCCCCGCCGGTGCGGCACAGGGCCTCAGGAGTCGGCGAGCCGGATGCCGCCGATGTGACGCCGACCACGTCGCAGCAGCACCCACCGCCCGTGGAGCAGGTCGGCGTCGGTGAGCACGGCCGCCTCGTCGGTGACGCGGACGTTGGACACCGACGCTCCCCCCTCGGCGATCGTGCGCCGGGCCGCGCCCTTGCTGGGCGCCAGCCCCGCGCGCGCGAGGGCGTCGGCGACGCTGAGACCCGCCGACCAGTCCGCCCGGGACACCTCCGCGTGCGGGGCCTCCGCGAGCGCTGCCTCGAGCGTGGCCGGGTCGAGGGCGGCGACGTCGCCCTGGCCGAACAGCGCCCGGGCGGCCGCGTCGACCTTGTCGCGCTCGGCCCGCCCGTGCACCAGGTCGGTGAGCTCCTCGGCCAGCGCCCGCTGCGCCTCGCGCGCCTGGGGCCGCTCGCGCAGCGAGGCCTCGAGCGCCTCGATCTCCTCCCGGCCGCGGAAGGAGAACAGCCGCAGCATGGTGGGGACGAGCGCGTCCTCGGTGTTGAGCCAGAACTGGAAGAAGGCCCAGGGCGAGGTCAGGCCGGCGTCGAGCCACACCGTGCCGCTCTCGGTCTTGCCGAACTTGGTGCCGTCGGCCTTCGTGACCAGCGGCGTGGTGACCGCGTGCACGTGGTGGCCGGTCACGCGGCGCACGAGGTCGACCCCGGCCACGATGTTGCCCCACTGGTCCGAGCCCCCGGTCTGCAGCGTGCACCCGTGGCGCAGGTGCAGCTGGAGGTAGTCGTAGGACTGGAGCAGCTGGTAGCTGAACTCGGTGTAGGAGATCCCCGGGCCGGCGAGCCGGGCGGCGACCGCCTCGCGGTCGAGCATGCGGTTGACGCTGAAGTGCTTGCCGACGTCGCGGAGGAAGTCGAGCGTGGACAGGCCCTGGGTCCACTCGTAGTTGTTGACCATCACGGCGGCGTTGCCGGGCGCCTCGAAGTCGAAGAAGCGCTCGAGCTGGGCCCGGATGCGCTCGACCCAGGCGTGGACGACGTCGGCCTCGTTGAGGGTGCGCTCGCCGGACTCCTTCGGGTCGCCGATCATCCCGGTGGCGCCGCCGACCAGCGCCAGCGGGCGGTGCCCGGCGAGCTGGAAGCGGCGCACCGTGAGGATCTGGAGCAGGTTGCCGAAGTGCAGGCTCGGCGCCGTGGGGTCGAAGCCGCAGTAGAGCGTCACCGGGCCGGCGGCGGCCTCGGCGCGCAGCGCCTCCAGGTCGGTGGACACCGCCACCAGCCCTCGCCACTGCAGCTCGTCCACCACCCCCACGCGTGCCCGGGCGGCCGGGTCGAGGGCGTCGAGGTCGAGCGGGCCGGCCGCGCCCGAGGAGTCCTGGTCGGCCACGGCGTCCCCGGGCACGGTGTCCTGCGTCGTCACGGCGCCCATCCTCGCGTACGCCGCACCACGCCGGCACCGGGGTTGGCCCGCCGCGGCGGGCTCACGTGCGGGTCGCCGGCGAGCAGGAAGCGCCACGGGGTCTCGACGCCGCGCGTGAGCCCCACCCGGGGTCCGGTGGCCACGGCGTCGTCGGCGACGGGCGATCCGCGGCGCAGGGTGAGCGCCCCGCCGGGCCGGGTGACGTCGAGGTCGTTCCACCCGGCGTCGAGGCCCAGCGCGGCGGCGAGGTTGGCCGGGCCCGAGGCCAGCCGCACGTCCGGGGTGCCGGCGCGGCGCCGCGCCCGCGCCAGCTCCAGCCCGTCGACCACCTCGCCGGCGCGCAGGAGCACCGCGGACGCGGTGCCGGGCGGCAGGCAGACGACGTTGAGCGCCCAGTGCATCCCGTAGGAGAAGTAAACGTAGGACCGCCCGGGCGGGCCGTACATGACCCGCGTGCGCGGGGTCGGCCCGCGCCAGGCGTGCGAGGCGGGGTCGGCCTCGCCGGCGTAGGCCTCCACCTCGACCAGCCGGACCGCGACGACGCCGTGCTCGGTCGTGGACCGCACCACGGCCCCGACCAGCTCGCGCGCCACCTGCGGGGCGGGCCGGTCGTAGAAGGACCGCGGGAGGACGCCGGCCACGCGGGTGCCCGGGTCAGCCGCCCGGACGCGCGGCGGCCCAGGCCGCCCCCGCGTCCACGGTGGCGCCGAGCTGCTCGAGCTGCTCGCGCACCCGGGCCGGGGCCGTGCCGCCGAACGCCGACCTCGCCTCCAGCGCGCCGCGCACGGTGAGCACGCCGCGGACGGCGGGCGTGAGGTGCTCGCTGATGCCGCGCAGCTCGTCGTCGGTGAGGTCCCACAGCTCGACGCCGCGCGCCTCGGCCCGGCGCACGCAGCCCCCGGCGACCTCGTGCGCCTCGCGGAAGGCGACCCCCTGGCGCACCAGCCACTCGGCGATGTCGGTCGCGAGGGCGAAGCCCTGCGGGGCCGAGTCGGCCATGCGCTCGACGTCGAACCGCAGCGTGGCGACGCAGCCGGTCATCGCCGGCAGCACCAGCAGCAGCGTGTCGAGCGCGTCGAAGGCCGGCTCCTTGTCCTCCTGCAGGTCGCGGTTGTAGGCGAACGGCATCCCCTTGAGCACGGTCAGGATCGCCGTCAGGTCGCCCACCAGCCGCCCGGCCTTGCCGCGGGCCAGCTCCGCGACGTCGGGGTTCTTCTTCTGCGGCATGATCGAGGAGCCGGTGGACCAGGCGTCGTCGAGCTGGGCCCAGGCGAACTCGCGCGAGGTCCAGAGGCAGATCTCCTCCCCCAGCCGCGAGAGGTGCACCCCGACCATCGCGGCGACGAAGCAGAACTCGGCCACGAAGTCGCGGTCGCTCACCGCGTCGATGGAGTTGGGCACCGCGCCGCGGAACCCGAGCTCGGCGGCCACTGCCTGCGGGTCGAGCGGCAGCGACGACCCGGCGAGGGCGCCGGCGCCCATGGGCGAGAGGGCCGTGCGCCGGTCCCAGTCCGCGAGCCGCTCGAGGTCGCGCCCGAGCGCGTGCACGTGCTTGGCCAGCTCGTGCCCGAACGAGACGGGCTGGGCGTGCTGCAGGTGGGTGAAGCCGGGCGCGGCCGTCTCGACGTGGCGCCACGACTGCTCGAGCAGCGC carries:
- a CDS encoding tyrosine--tRNA ligase, yielding MGAVTTQDTVPGDAVADQDSSGAAGPLDLDALDPAARARVGVVDELQWRGLVAVSTDLEALRAEAAAGPVTLYCGFDPTAPSLHFGNLLQILTVRRFQLAGHRPLALVGGATGMIGDPKESGERTLNEADVVHAWVERIRAQLERFFDFEAPGNAAVMVNNYEWTQGLSTLDFLRDVGKHFSVNRMLDREAVAARLAGPGISYTEFSYQLLQSYDYLQLHLRHGCTLQTGGSDQWGNIVAGVDLVRRVTGHHVHAVTTPLVTKADGTKFGKTESGTVWLDAGLTSPWAFFQFWLNTEDALVPTMLRLFSFRGREEIEALEASLRERPQAREAQRALAEELTDLVHGRAERDKVDAAARALFGQGDVAALDPATLEAALAEAPHAEVSRADWSAGLSVADALARAGLAPSKGAARRTIAEGGASVSNVRVTDEAAVLTDADLLHGRWVLLRRGRRHIGGIRLADS
- a CDS encoding DNA-3-methyladenine glycosylase, with protein sequence MAGVLPRSFYDRPAPQVARELVGAVVRSTTEHGVVAVRLVEVEAYAGEADPASHAWRGPTPRTRVMYGPPGRSYVYFSYGMHWALNVVCLPPGTASAVLLRAGEVVDGLELARARRRAGTPDVRLASGPANLAAALGLDAGWNDLDVTRPGGALTLRRGSPVADDAVATGPRVGLTRGVETPWRFLLAGDPHVSPPRRANPGAGVVRRTRGWAP
- the argH gene encoding argininosuccinate lyase; this encodes MAALSLSVHFDWRLAPYDLAQSRAHARVLHRAGLLSDDDLEAMLGGLDGLEADVRSGAFVPAPGDEDVHSALERGLTERLGVLGGRLRAGRSRNDQVATDLRLFLRDHARPLASAVVDLQRALLEQSWRHVETAAPGFTHLQHAQPVSFGHELAKHVHALGRDLERLADWDRRTALSPMGAGALAGSSLPLDPQAVAAELGFRGAVPNSIDAVSDRDFVAEFCFVAAMVGVHLSRLGEEICLWTSREFAWAQLDDAWSTGSSIMPQKKNPDVAELARGKAGRLVGDLTAILTVLKGMPFAYNRDLQEDKEPAFDALDTLLLVLPAMTGCVATLRFDVERMADSAPQGFALATDIAEWLVRQGVAFREAHEVAGGCVRRAEARGVELWDLTDDELRGISEHLTPAVRGVLTVRGALEARSAFGGTAPARVREQLEQLGATVDAGAAWAAARPGG